The Aureimonas mangrovi genome includes a region encoding these proteins:
- the xseA gene encoding exodeoxyribonuclease VII large subunit — MSRAPDSLSEPASNAGEYSVSEISGALKRTVEDAFGHVRVRGEISGYRGPHSSGHAYFALKDERARLEAVIWRTSFSKLAFKPEEGLEVVATGKLTTYPGSSKYQIVIEDLKPAGTGALMALLNERRLKLEAEGLFDPARKRRLPYLPRVVGVVTSPTGAVIRDIRHRIADRFPVHVIVWPVRVQGETSGAEVAAAIEGFNAIEPGGPIPRPDVLIVARGGGSLEDLWGFNDEAVVRAAAGSAIPLVSAVGHETDWTLIDHAADLRAPTPTGAAEMVVPVRADLLAALSAVHARHGGAMSRGIHHARRAADGLARALPSPDTLLALPRRRLDEATSALDRNLRAIQGERAARLDRAGSGLQLSRLDALVADRRARLERGALKAGHALGAMVARRRSAFLRASAALQPQGLAGRSREARRHLAYLEARLILAAERAATARRERLVAAWRMAESLDPERVLERGYAIVRDEAGAPVTRAEGFLPGALYEIEFAGRERRAATAVLDGSRPAPPPAQPTRPRRARVATPASQTDLFGDSS, encoded by the coding sequence ATGAGCCGAGCGCCCGACAGTCTCTCCGAACCCGCCAGCAACGCGGGCGAATACTCCGTCTCGGAAATCTCCGGTGCGCTGAAGCGCACGGTCGAGGACGCCTTCGGCCATGTGCGCGTGCGCGGCGAGATTTCCGGCTATCGCGGACCGCACTCCTCCGGTCACGCCTATTTCGCGCTGAAGGACGAGCGGGCCCGACTGGAAGCCGTGATCTGGCGCACGTCCTTCTCCAAACTCGCCTTTAAGCCCGAAGAGGGGCTGGAGGTCGTGGCCACCGGCAAGCTGACGACCTATCCCGGCTCCTCGAAATACCAGATCGTCATCGAGGATCTGAAGCCGGCAGGCACAGGTGCGCTGATGGCGCTTCTCAACGAGCGGCGGCTGAAGCTCGAGGCCGAAGGCCTCTTCGACCCCGCCCGCAAGCGTCGTCTGCCCTATCTGCCCCGCGTCGTCGGCGTCGTCACCTCGCCGACCGGCGCCGTCATCCGGGACATCCGCCATCGCATCGCCGACCGCTTTCCCGTCCACGTCATCGTCTGGCCCGTGCGCGTCCAGGGAGAGACGAGCGGCGCGGAGGTCGCCGCCGCGATCGAAGGCTTCAACGCGATCGAGCCGGGCGGCCCGATCCCGCGCCCTGACGTCCTGATCGTCGCGCGCGGCGGCGGCAGTCTGGAGGATCTCTGGGGCTTTAACGACGAGGCCGTGGTCCGTGCGGCTGCGGGCTCGGCGATCCCGCTCGTATCGGCCGTCGGCCATGAGACGGACTGGACTCTGATCGATCACGCGGCGGATCTCCGCGCGCCCACGCCCACCGGCGCGGCGGAGATGGTGGTGCCGGTGCGCGCCGATCTTCTTGCCGCGCTCTCCGCCGTCCATGCGCGCCATGGCGGCGCGATGAGCCGGGGCATCCATCACGCAAGGCGGGCCGCCGACGGCCTCGCGCGCGCCCTGCCCTCGCCCGACACTCTGCTTGCGCTCCCACGGCGCCGCCTGGACGAGGCGACGAGTGCGCTCGACCGGAACCTGCGCGCCATCCAGGGCGAACGCGCCGCGCGGCTCGATCGGGCCGGCTCCGGATTACAGCTCTCCAGGCTCGACGCCCTCGTCGCCGACCGCCGCGCCCGGCTGGAGCGCGGCGCGTTAAAGGCCGGCCATGCGTTGGGCGCTATGGTCGCGCGGCGCCGCTCGGCGTTCCTTCGCGCGTCCGCCGCCCTCCAGCCGCAAGGGCTCGCGGGCCGCAGCCGCGAAGCACGCCGGCACCTCGCCTATCTCGAAGCGCGATTGATCTTGGCGGCGGAGAGAGCGGCGACCGCCCGTCGTGAACGGCTCGTCGCCGCCTGGCGCATGGCCGAAAGCCTCGATCCCGAGCGTGTGCTGGAGCGCGGCTATGCGATCGTGCGCGACGAAGCCGGCGCGCCCGTCACACGTGCAGAAGGCTTCCTGCCCGGCGCATTGTACGAGATCGAGTTCGCCGGGCGCGAAAGGCGCGCCGCCACGGCCGTGCTAGACGGCTCGAGACCCGCGCCCCCGCCTGCTCAGCCGACGCGCCCGCGCCGCGCGCGGGTGGCGACCCCGGCCTCCCAGACGGATCTCTTTGGCGACAGCAGCTAG
- a CDS encoding protoporphyrinogen/coproporphyrinogen oxidase, whose protein sequence is MKPIAILGAGLAGLTAARELRAKGLPVVVLEAGGVIGGLAASFKDPEGFSYDFGAHFISNRLAGALGAAAECRTVRHYGEAVMVGGRFRNYPLGLALEPRFAISAMKGLSLRSGKAASAAELFRNRFGATLADEVAIPIAEAWSGAPAAELAPSVGDKFGSGIARSLYLNIASRVTHRAVCNGYSHEMAENAGVYHVYPEGGLSKLLEPTVAAVSSAIRLSSPVEKIMVRKGRVAAVRVRGEEMPVSAVVSTAPVNVLPRLVEGTDALAHMAAFRYRPMTFVNLRFAARNILPDTLLWVPDRSQRFFRIAEAPISMPWLAPEGKTLLTYDLGCEMGDEIWTMSDADLAELCLEGTCRIFGNDLRRHFIGHGGTLRTPNAYPVYLSRYEEDRQRFARSTGVDGLYSIGRHGEFAHILMEDIHWRTLKRMREVEAYVRGVPEDENDGVNIAGLATQVAEMMSPRSAVSH, encoded by the coding sequence ATGAAACCGATTGCCATTCTCGGTGCCGGGCTCGCCGGCCTGACGGCCGCACGCGAACTGCGCGCCAAAGGGCTGCCCGTGGTCGTCCTGGAAGCGGGCGGTGTGATCGGCGGCCTCGCCGCTTCGTTCAAGGACCCGGAAGGCTTCTCCTACGATTTCGGCGCGCATTTCATCAGCAACCGTCTGGCCGGGGCGCTGGGCGCGGCAGCCGAGTGTCGCACGGTGCGCCATTACGGCGAGGCCGTGATGGTGGGCGGCCGTTTTCGCAACTATCCGCTGGGTCTCGCGCTGGAGCCGCGCTTCGCGATAAGCGCGATGAAGGGACTGTCCCTTCGCTCCGGCAAGGCTGCCTCGGCCGCCGAGCTCTTCCGCAACCGCTTCGGCGCAACGCTCGCCGACGAGGTGGCGATCCCGATCGCCGAAGCGTGGTCGGGGGCACCAGCTGCCGAACTCGCGCCCTCCGTCGGCGACAAGTTCGGCTCGGGCATCGCCAGATCGCTCTATCTCAACATCGCCTCGCGCGTCACGCATCGCGCGGTCTGCAACGGTTACTCCCACGAAATGGCGGAGAATGCAGGGGTCTATCACGTCTACCCCGAAGGCGGTCTTTCGAAGCTCCTTGAGCCGACCGTGGCGGCCGTCAGCTCCGCGATCCGCCTCTCCTCGCCGGTCGAGAAGATCATGGTGCGCAAAGGGCGCGTCGCTGCCGTGCGCGTGCGTGGCGAGGAAATGCCGGTCTCGGCCGTGGTGAGCACGGCGCCGGTCAACGTTCTGCCGCGCCTTGTTGAAGGCACGGACGCGCTTGCTCACATGGCGGCCTTCCGCTACCGCCCGATGACCTTCGTCAATCTGCGCTTCGCGGCGAGGAACATCCTGCCTGATACGCTGCTCTGGGTGCCGGATCGCTCGCAGCGCTTCTTCCGCATCGCCGAGGCACCGATCTCGATGCCGTGGCTGGCGCCCGAGGGGAAGACGCTCCTGACCTACGATCTCGGTTGCGAGATGGGTGACGAGATCTGGACGATGTCCGACGCCGATCTCGCCGAACTCTGCCTGGAAGGCACGTGCCGCATCTTCGGCAACGACCTGCGTCGCCATTTCATCGGCCACGGGGGCACCTTGCGCACGCCGAACGCCTATCCGGTCTATCTCTCGCGCTACGAAGAGGATCGCCAGCGCTTCGCACGCTCGACGGGCGTCGATGGCCTCTACAGCATCGGCCGGCACGGCGAGTTCGCCCATATCCTGATGGAGGACATCCATTGGCGCACGCTCAAGCGCATGCGCGAGGTGGAAGCCTATGTGCGCGGCGTGCCGGAAGACGAGAACGACGGCGTGAACATCGCGGGACTCGCCACGCAGGTGGCGGAGATGATGTCGCCGCGCTCGGCGGTCTCGCACTAG